The following are from one region of the Ignavibacteriota bacterium genome:
- a CDS encoding efflux RND transporter permease subunit, whose amino-acid sequence MLEKIISYTLKQKGFVIFLSLTIVMFGIYSFVKLPIDAFPDVTNIQVEVVSYADGLSAIEIERSVTYPIEMSMRGLPGVKQMRSVTKFGLSLITIVFEDDMDIYFARQLVFERLNEAKENVPDGVEVSMGPVATVMGEIYQFTLNGKMPEDTSERQKYFTELRTLQEWIVTPLLKNVPGVNEINSFGGYFKQYQVIVYPDKLLKYDITVDDVFTSIENNNKNVGGSIIERYSEQYIVRGVGLIKNIPDLENIVLKSYNGTPVYVKNVADVQIGEAVRQGAAIINGKEEAVGGIVMMLRGENSREVVGRVKEKVKEINDNNILPDGIKIVPYYDRTDIVDASVSTVTTALIEGSILVLIILYLLLRSFRGSVVVLIALPLSLLTTFIVMKLVGLSANLMSLGGLAISIGMIIDATIIQVENVQRHLSENGHPERKFSTVLKAVLEVRKPSIFGELIIAVTFIPVLSLEGIEGKMFGPLALTVAIALLSSLFLSIFVIPVLCAIFLKSEQEKESVIMKFLKRRYIPVLQYCMRKRKSMLAVAGIFLVVSLIILPRLGTEFIPIMDEGSFDMDVALLPGVSLEKALEINKLVGEKLKKFPELKTVVSRTGQTGVALDTRGVDKTGYVGVFYPKDEWVSIKSRDVITNEMRQSIEEIPGIGIGFSQPIQCRIDEIVAGTRAQLIIKLFGEDINLLKSKADEIARILSKVDGVTDLLTEKVSGQPYLTIETDRSKIARYGLNINDVQKIIEVAIAGKSASKFYEENRNFDIIVRLPEENRNSIETIGNILIPTNSELKIPLSQLAEISLSEGPVQISREDGLRRIGIEMNISGRDIGSFVKEAKEKIKENVDLPAGYFLTWGGQFENQQRAMAKLMIIGPVAVGLILLLLFVTFRSLRLALLVISNLPFALIGGVLSLWISGLYLSVPASVGFIVLFGVAVLNGVVLVSYIAQLRDEEGLSINDAILKGSVNRLRPVLMTASIAVFSLLPMLFTTGTGSEIQKPLATVVVGGLITSTLLTLLLIPSMYSWFEKKKVKNGM is encoded by the coding sequence ATGCTTGAAAAAATAATTTCATATACTTTGAAGCAGAAAGGATTTGTAATATTCCTTTCTCTTACAATTGTCATGTTCGGTATTTATTCGTTTGTGAAGTTGCCAATTGATGCGTTTCCTGATGTAACAAATATTCAGGTAGAAGTTGTGAGCTATGCAGATGGTTTGTCCGCAATTGAAATTGAGCGATCAGTTACTTATCCGATTGAAATGTCAATGCGTGGTTTACCTGGTGTAAAGCAAATGCGTTCAGTTACAAAATTTGGTCTGTCACTCATCACAATTGTGTTCGAAGATGACATGGATATTTATTTTGCACGCCAGCTTGTTTTTGAAAGACTCAATGAAGCGAAAGAAAATGTTCCTGATGGTGTGGAAGTTTCGATGGGTCCGGTTGCAACCGTGATGGGCGAGATTTATCAATTCACACTCAATGGTAAAATGCCTGAGGATACTTCCGAACGACAAAAATATTTCACTGAGTTAAGAACATTGCAGGAATGGATTGTAACTCCATTGTTAAAAAATGTTCCCGGAGTAAATGAGATAAATTCTTTCGGCGGTTATTTCAAACAATACCAGGTGATTGTGTATCCTGATAAGCTGCTCAAATATGATATAACAGTTGACGATGTATTCACGTCAATCGAAAACAATAATAAAAATGTAGGCGGTAGCATAATTGAAAGATATTCGGAACAATATATCGTCAGAGGAGTTGGTCTTATAAAGAATATTCCTGACCTCGAAAATATTGTACTTAAATCTTATAACGGAACTCCTGTTTATGTAAAAAATGTTGCGGATGTGCAAATTGGTGAAGCAGTGAGGCAGGGAGCTGCTATAATAAATGGCAAGGAGGAAGCAGTTGGTGGAATTGTTATGATGCTGCGAGGTGAAAACAGCCGCGAGGTTGTTGGTCGTGTTAAGGAAAAGGTAAAAGAAATAAATGATAACAATATTCTTCCTGACGGAATTAAAATCGTTCCCTACTATGACCGGACAGATATCGTTGATGCGAGTGTGAGTACAGTAACAACGGCATTGATTGAAGGCTCCATACTTGTATTAATTATTCTTTATCTCCTTCTAAGAAGTTTTCGTGGTTCAGTTGTTGTACTTATTGCTCTCCCGCTTTCATTACTAACCACCTTCATTGTTATGAAATTAGTTGGCTTAAGCGCAAATCTTATGTCGCTTGGCGGATTAGCCATCTCAATAGGAATGATAATAGATGCAACGATCATCCAGGTTGAAAATGTCCAGCGTCATTTAAGTGAGAATGGTCATCCCGAAAGAAAATTTTCGACAGTCTTGAAAGCAGTGCTCGAAGTAAGAAAACCAAGCATTTTTGGTGAACTAATTATTGCAGTAACTTTTATTCCCGTTCTTTCTCTTGAAGGAATAGAAGGGAAAATGTTTGGTCCGCTTGCTCTGACGGTCGCAATTGCACTTTTATCATCATTATTTCTTTCCATCTTTGTTATTCCTGTACTTTGTGCAATATTTTTAAAATCTGAACAGGAAAAAGAAAGTGTGATAATGAAATTTTTGAAAAGACGATACATTCCTGTTCTGCAGTATTGTATGAGAAAAAGAAAATCAATGCTGGCAGTTGCAGGAATTTTTCTTGTAGTATCTCTGATTATTCTTCCGCGTTTAGGTACAGAATTCATCCCGATTATGGATGAAGGATCTTTTGATATGGATGTTGCTCTTTTACCAGGAGTATCTTTGGAAAAAGCATTGGAAATAAACAAACTTGTTGGTGAAAAATTGAAAAAGTTTCCTGAACTCAAAACTGTTGTTTCCAGAACGGGTCAAACAGGAGTTGCGCTTGATACACGCGGTGTTGACAAAACAGGATACGTTGGAGTGTTCTATCCAAAAGATGAATGGGTAAGTATTAAAAGCCGTGATGTTATTACTAATGAAATGAGACAATCAATTGAAGAGATTCCGGGAATCGGTATTGGATTTAGCCAACCTATTCAGTGCAGGATTGATGAAATTGTTGCCGGAACACGTGCACAATTAATTATAAAACTTTTTGGTGAAGATATTAATCTGCTTAAAAGCAAAGCTGATGAAATCGCACGCATTCTCTCAAAAGTTGATGGTGTAACTGATCTGCTGACTGAAAAAGTATCCGGTCAGCCGTATCTTACAATAGAAACAGACAGAAGTAAAATTGCACGCTATGGTTTGAATATAAATGATGTTCAAAAAATAATTGAGGTAGCAATTGCTGGAAAATCAGCTTCAAAATTTTATGAAGAGAATCGTAATTTTGATATTATTGTTCGTCTTCCGGAAGAAAACCGCAATTCCATAGAAACCATCGGAAATATTTTGATTCCAACAAATTCAGAATTAAAAATTCCACTCAGTCAGCTTGCAGAAATTTCACTGAGTGAAGGTCCGGTTCAGATTAGCCGCGAAGATGGTTTGCGAAGAATTGGTATCGAAATGAATATTTCCGGAAGAGATATTGGCAGCTTTGTTAAAGAAGCAAAAGAAAAGATCAAAGAAAATGTTGATCTTCCAGCCGGATATTTTTTAACATGGGGCGGACAGTTTGAAAATCAGCAGCGCGCAATGGCTAAACTTATGATCATCGGACCTGTTGCAGTCGGACTGATCCTGCTTTTATTGTTTGTAACTTTTCGATCTTTAAGATTAGCGTTACTTGTTATTTCAAATTTGCCATTTGCATTAATTGGTGGTGTGTTATCATTATGGATATCAGGTTTATATTTATCAGTTCCTGCTTCAGTCGGCTTTATCGTATTATTTGGTGTTGCAGTGTTGAATGGGGTGGTACTTGTATCTTACATCGCTCAATTACGTGATGAAGAAGGACTTAGCATTAACGATGCTATTCTAAAAGGAAGTGTTAACAGATTAAGACCTGTTTTGATGACAGCTTCCATCGCAGTGTTTAGTTTGCTCCCCATGTTATTTACAACCGGCACTGGTTCTGAAATACAAAAACCACTTGCAACTGTTGTAGTTGGCGGTTTGATTACATCAACACTTTTAACACTGCTTCTGATTCCATCTATGTACAGCTGGTTTGAAAAGAAAAAAGTCAAAAATGGAATGTAA
- a CDS encoding cation transporter encodes MTHNHSHTHNTENYSRAFIIGIALNFIYILIEVVYGVMINSMALIADAGHNFSDVLGLLLAWGAAYLAKSAATKKRTYGFRKSTILAALFNAILLLIAVGAIAIEAVRKFFSPEPVQGSVMMIVAAIGVVVNAVTAFLFIKGREKDLNIHGAFLHMAADAGVSLGVVLAGLIIVSTGWLWVDPAISLVIVVVITVGTWGLLRDSFHLSMDAVPKGIDLNQVSDYLQSINGVKEVHDLHIWAMSTTEIALTAHLVIPDETKDDFFLKKICVELHSRFGIEHSTIQVEKSAQSANCEHRNV; translated from the coding sequence ATGACGCATAATCATTCACATACACACAATACTGAGAATTATAGCAGAGCTTTTATAATTGGCATAGCTCTTAATTTTATTTATATCCTTATAGAGGTAGTGTATGGTGTTATGATAAACTCAATGGCATTAATTGCCGATGCCGGTCATAACTTTAGTGATGTGCTTGGACTTCTTCTCGCCTGGGGAGCTGCTTATCTGGCTAAAAGTGCTGCAACAAAAAAAAGAACTTACGGTTTCAGAAAATCAACAATACTTGCTGCACTGTTCAATGCAATATTATTATTGATTGCCGTTGGTGCAATAGCTATTGAAGCAGTCAGAAAATTTTTTTCCCCAGAACCTGTTCAGGGTTCCGTTATGATGATTGTTGCAGCGATTGGTGTTGTGGTGAATGCTGTTACTGCATTTCTGTTCATTAAAGGCAGAGAAAAAGATTTGAACATTCATGGTGCTTTTCTTCATATGGCTGCTGATGCCGGAGTTTCTCTCGGAGTTGTACTTGCAGGACTAATCATTGTTTCAACAGGTTGGCTCTGGGTTGATCCTGCAATTAGTCTTGTTATCGTCGTTGTCATCACAGTTGGGACATGGGGATTACTCAGAGATTCTTTTCATCTTTCTATGGATGCTGTGCCGAAAGGAATAGATCTGAATCAAGTTTCTGATTATCTCCAATCAATTAATGGAGTCAAGGAAGTTCATGATTTACACATCTGGGCAATGAGCACTACGGAAATTGCTTTAACTGCACATCTCGTAATTCCTGATGAAACCAAAGATGATTTCTTTCTGAAAAAGATTTGTGTTGAACTGCACTCACGTTTTGGGATAGAACATTCAACAATTCAGGTTGAAAAATCGGCGCAGAGTGCAAATTGTGAGCACCGAAACGTTTAG
- a CDS encoding pyridoxal phosphate-dependent aminotransferase: MKDTPINYEIVSKKIKESRIEKIGTASIRELKKLVDDIEKSTGERFVRMEMGIPGLPAAEIGINAEIEAMRKGIANTYPDIQGIPQLKTEASRFVKLFLNIDVDPEGCIPTVGSMQGSFASFLITSRMNARQDTILFLDPGFPVHKQQLKVLGQKFETFDVYDFRGDKLKAKIESYLSKGNIAAMLYSNPNNPSWICFTEKELKIIAELADKYSVVVLEDLAYVAMDFRKDLYHPGKPPYQATAARYTDNYILFISSSKAFSYAGQRIGLLIMSDKLYEKKCPDLKRYYTTDIFGRAMIFGTVYPLSAGVTHSVQYAFAAMLKAANDNEFNFVEIVKEYGEKAKIMKKLFTDNGFYIVYDKDENDPIADGFYFTYAYPDFSGEKLLEEMLYYGISAISLAITGSQRLEGIRACVSLVQRDQFPDLENRLKKFHEDHRPN, translated from the coding sequence ATGAAAGACACACCAATCAACTACGAAATAGTTTCAAAAAAAATAAAAGAAAGCCGTATTGAAAAAATTGGTACGGCATCTATTCGCGAATTAAAAAAACTTGTTGATGATATAGAAAAGTCAACCGGTGAAAGATTCGTACGAATGGAAATGGGAATTCCGGGATTACCTGCTGCGGAAATTGGAATTAATGCCGAGATTGAAGCAATGAGAAAAGGTATCGCCAATACTTATCCGGATATTCAGGGAATTCCACAATTAAAAACAGAAGCTTCCCGTTTTGTAAAATTATTTTTGAATATTGATGTTGATCCGGAAGGTTGTATTCCCACTGTTGGTTCGATGCAGGGAAGTTTTGCTTCCTTCCTGATTACCAGCCGGATGAACGCCAGACAAGATACAATTCTCTTTCTTGATCCGGGATTTCCGGTTCATAAACAACAACTAAAAGTTCTCGGACAGAAGTTTGAAACTTTTGATGTGTATGATTTTCGCGGCGATAAATTAAAAGCCAAAATTGAATCGTATTTATCAAAAGGAAATATTGCTGCAATGCTTTATTCCAATCCTAATAATCCTTCCTGGATTTGTTTTACGGAAAAGGAATTGAAAATCATTGCTGAACTTGCTGATAAGTATAGTGTTGTTGTGCTTGAGGACCTTGCATACGTTGCGATGGATTTCAGAAAAGATCTTTATCATCCGGGAAAACCACCTTACCAGGCAACAGCAGCAAGATACACAGATAATTATATTTTATTTATCTCGAGTTCCAAAGCTTTCAGTTATGCCGGGCAAAGGATCGGACTTTTGATTATGTCAGATAAACTCTATGAAAAAAAATGTCCTGATTTAAAAAGATATTATACAACTGATATTTTCGGAAGAGCAATGATTTTTGGAACAGTTTATCCTTTGAGTGCCGGTGTTACACATTCCGTTCAGTATGCATTTGCAGCAATGCTTAAAGCAGCAAATGATAATGAATTTAATTTTGTGGAGATTGTAAAAGAATACGGTGAGAAGGCAAAGATCATGAAAAAACTTTTTACCGATAATGGTTTTTATATTGTTTATGATAAAGATGAGAATGATCCGATTGCAGATGGATTTTATTTCACCTATGCTTATCCTGATTTCTCAGGTGAAAAACTTCTCGAAGAGATGCTTTATTACGGAATAAGTGCTATTTCACTTGCGATCACCGGAAGTCAGCGATTGGAAGGTATCAGAGCTTGCGTTTCTCTTGTTCAACGTGATCAATTTCCTGACCTGGAAAATCGCTTAAAAAAATTCCACGAAGATCATCGACCGAATTGA
- a CDS encoding PTS sugar transporter subunit IIA, with the protein MKVHELLSTGNILTNFKSVHKDDVINELIDLLNADSRVTDLEEIRKCVFEREEKMSTGVGKGFAIPHGKTNSVTDIIAAFGKSETPIEYDSLDGEPVHLIFLLIGKETLLAKHIKLLSRISRLMNNEEFRKKLIDADSPESILKIFHDEEQSYSDV; encoded by the coding sequence ATGAAAGTTCACGAGTTACTAAGCACAGGAAATATTTTAACCAATTTCAAAAGTGTACATAAGGATGACGTTATTAATGAACTCATCGATTTACTTAATGCTGATAGTCGGGTAACTGATCTTGAAGAAATAAGAAAATGTGTTTTTGAAAGAGAAGAAAAAATGTCAACAGGTGTTGGAAAAGGATTTGCAATTCCTCACGGCAAGACAAATTCAGTTACGGATATTATTGCTGCTTTTGGTAAAAGTGAAACTCCAATTGAGTACGATTCCCTCGATGGAGAACCTGTTCATCTTATCTTTTTGCTTATTGGAAAAGAGACGTTACTTGCTAAACACATTAAGCTGCTAAGCAGAATCTCGAGGTTGATGAACAATGAAGAGTTCAGGAAAAAACTGATTGATGCAGATAGTCCTGAATCTATATTGAAAATATTCCATGATGAAGAACAGAGCTATTCAGATGTTTAA
- a CDS encoding histidine--tRNA ligase, translating to MIKAVTGTKDILPSDIPRWKYLEKTVERIFSNFNYKEIRTPVFEETSLFARGIGEETDIVGKEMYTFKDRSDTSLTLKPEMTASVVRSFVEHSLGAQQSLVKLFYISPMFRQERPQAGRFRQFHQFGAEAIGSKSPLLDAEMIQMAYEIFKSLGLKNLTVKINSLGTPETRENYKKILKNFLEDKKNNLSEDSRRRFETNILRIFDSKVESDQKIIKDAPKLIDHLDEESKNDFDVVKDQLKKSNIPFIIDSTLVRGLDYYTKLTFEIDSGSVGAQTALCGGGRYDLLIENIGGKPTPATGFAAGIERILLACENEKSFIVPIATIDVYLIRIDNDLEIVVSELAVKLRKENLSVDFDYLQRSVKAQMREANKLNAKYVLFIGGDEYKQGMINLKNMATGVEEKVAITEISKTITRIKTNPIS from the coding sequence ATGATTAAGGCAGTAACCGGAACAAAAGATATTCTTCCATCTGATATTCCACGATGGAAATATCTTGAGAAAACTGTTGAAAGAATTTTCAGTAATTTTAATTATAAGGAAATCCGAACACCGGTATTTGAAGAGACATCATTATTTGCAAGAGGAATTGGTGAAGAAACTGATATCGTTGGAAAAGAAATGTACACTTTTAAAGATAGAAGTGATACAAGTTTAACTCTTAAACCTGAAATGACAGCATCGGTCGTACGTTCTTTTGTTGAACATTCACTCGGTGCACAGCAGTCATTAGTAAAATTATTTTATATCTCACCGATGTTCCGGCAGGAAAGACCACAGGCAGGAAGGTTCAGACAATTTCATCAGTTTGGTGCTGAAGCAATCGGAAGCAAGTCTCCTTTGCTCGATGCTGAAATGATACAGATGGCTTATGAAATATTTAAATCACTTGGATTAAAAAACCTCACGGTAAAAATAAACTCACTTGGCACTCCTGAAACGAGGGAGAATTATAAAAAGATTCTGAAAAATTTTCTGGAAGATAAAAAGAATAATCTTTCTGAAGACAGCAGAAGAAGATTTGAAACGAATATCCTGAGAATATTTGACAGCAAAGTTGAATCAGATCAAAAAATAATTAAGGATGCACCGAAGCTAATCGATCATCTTGATGAAGAAAGTAAAAATGATTTTGATGTTGTGAAAGATCAATTAAAAAAATCAAATATTCCGTTTATAATTGATTCAACTCTTGTAAGAGGATTAGACTATTATACAAAACTTACATTTGAAATAGACAGCGGGAGTGTTGGTGCACAAACAGCTTTGTGTGGTGGTGGAAGATACGATTTGCTTATTGAAAATATCGGAGGAAAACCAACTCCTGCAACCGGATTTGCTGCAGGTATCGAAAGAATTCTACTTGCCTGTGAGAATGAAAAAAGTTTTATTGTTCCGATTGCTACGATTGATGTTTATCTGATCAGAATTGATAATGATTTAGAGATTGTTGTCAGTGAACTCGCAGTAAAATTGCGCAAAGAAAATCTCTCCGTTGATTTTGATTATCTGCAGAGAAGTGTTAAAGCACAAATGCGCGAAGCAAATAAGTTGAATGCAAAGTATGTGCTATTTATTGGCGGCGATGAATACAAACAAGGAATGATAAATTTGAAAAATATGGCTACCGGTGTTGAAGAGAAAGTTGCAATTACTGAAATCAGTAAAACAATTACAAGAATTAAAACTAACCCAATTTCTTAA
- a CDS encoding transposase, with protein sequence MPYRINSSYKNQFYHVYNRGNNRNNIFFELKNYYYFLRNIKEKFYDGIELIAYCLMPNHYHLVVRIKNDGELEKAMQKISTGYTRAINKAYQRTGHLFTGRYKNKLIPGDNYLIHLVRYIHLNPIRAGLVNKIEDWEFSSYNEYLNLRGSEVINTNILFEYFKTKMAFIDFHNNFQEEQNHYVKDLLLY encoded by the coding sequence ATGCCATATCGAATAAATTCCTCCTATAAAAATCAGTTCTATCATGTTTATAATCGAGGTAATAATCGGAATAATATTTTTTTTGAACTAAAAAATTATTATTACTTTCTAAGAAATATTAAAGAAAAATTTTATGATGGTATTGAACTGATTGCGTACTGCCTTATGCCAAATCATTATCACCTGGTGGTAAGAATTAAGAATGATGGTGAACTTGAAAAAGCAATGCAAAAAATATCTACCGGTTATACGAGGGCAATAAATAAAGCTTATCAGAGAACAGGTCACTTATTTACTGGAAGATATAAGAATAAACTTATTCCGGGTGATAATTACTTGATCCATTTAGTCAGATATATCCATCTTAACCCGATTAGAGCAGGATTGGTAAACAAAATAGAAGATTGGGAGTTTTCAAGCTATAACGAATATTTGAATTTGAGGGGGAGCGAAGTTATTAATACAAATATTTTATTTGAATATTTTAAAACAAAAATGGCATTCATAGATTTTCATAATAATTTTCAGGAGGAGCAGAATCACTATGTCAAAGATCTATTATTGTATTGA
- the rlmB gene encoding 23S rRNA (guanosine(2251)-2'-O)-methyltransferase RlmB yields MNIIIGRKPVLEALNSEEEIEQVYILFGQQGNIINAIRVAAKKRGIKCNQIPLERFKTYTPDLPDRQACKNSQGVIALKQDFKFSTLDEILRKALSFGEGLGEALILILDEIQDPHNVGAILRSAECSGVNGVILTKHNSATITSTVVKVSAGATEHLKICQVNNLSQTIDELKEKGFWIVGSSLENAKNYNEVDYKIPIALIVGNEEKGIRKLTASKCDFLIKIPMSGKIQSLNVSVATGILLFEILRQRQLN; encoded by the coding sequence ATGAACATAATCATCGGAAGAAAACCTGTACTTGAAGCTCTAAACTCAGAAGAAGAAATTGAACAAGTTTACATTCTTTTTGGTCAGCAGGGAAATATAATTAATGCGATCCGGGTTGCAGCAAAAAAACGAGGAATAAAATGCAACCAGATTCCACTTGAAAGATTTAAAACTTACACACCAGACCTACCTGACCGGCAGGCATGCAAAAACTCGCAAGGTGTTATTGCACTTAAACAGGATTTCAAATTTTCTACACTTGACGAAATACTTCGAAAAGCCCTCTCCTTCGGAGAGGGTTTGGGAGAGGCACTTATTTTAATTCTTGATGAAATTCAGGATCCACATAACGTTGGTGCAATACTTCGTTCTGCTGAATGCAGCGGAGTGAACGGGGTTATTCTAACAAAACATAATAGCGCAACAATCACATCAACAGTTGTAAAAGTTTCTGCAGGTGCAACTGAACATTTGAAGATCTGCCAGGTAAATAATCTTTCGCAAACAATTGATGAACTGAAAGAAAAAGGTTTCTGGATAGTTGGTTCATCGCTTGAAAATGCAAAAAACTACAATGAAGTTGATTACAAAATTCCGATTGCATTGATAGTGGGCAATGAAGAAAAAGGAATCAGAAAACTCACTGCAAGCAAGTGTGACTTTTTAATTAAGATTCCGATGAGTGGAAAAATCCAATCGCTGAATGTTTCTGTTGCAACAGGAATTTTACTCTTCGAAATACTCCGCCAAAGACAATTGAATTAA
- a CDS encoding T9SS type A sorting domain-containing protein: MNEPLYWNIDVGLIRQDSLNAKLFIYLPEENEEVLYEDFLAQVGDTIWVDSIEYKILQNEEPFSVWGINTYKRTIDYQFRFQEYELVKDIGLYELGFSDFFARYTMELKGCIIDEVVYGDTTTVGVDNDETQIVSEFKLEQNYPNPFNPNTVISYQLPVTSNVTLKVYDILGNEIATLVNEEKQPGTYEVEFNVGTSRNLSLTSGIYFYQLKAGSFIQTKKMVYLK; the protein is encoded by the coding sequence ATGAATGAGCCATTGTATTGGAATATTGATGTTGGTTTAATTAGACAAGATTCTTTAAATGCAAAATTGTTTATTTACTTACCTGAAGAAAATGAGGAAGTACTATATGAAGATTTTTTAGCACAGGTTGGAGACACTATCTGGGTTGACTCGATAGAATATAAAATTCTTCAAAATGAAGAACCTTTTTCTGTTTGGGGAATAAACACTTACAAAAGAACAATAGATTATCAATTTCGATTTCAGGAATATGAATTAGTAAAGGATATTGGTTTGTATGAATTGGGATTTTCCGATTTCTTTGCGAGATATACAATGGAACTAAAAGGCTGCATAATTGATGAAGTAGTTTACGGTGATACAACAACTGTTGGAGTCGATAATGATGAAACACAAATAGTAAGTGAATTCAAACTCGAGCAGAATTATCCAAATCCGTTTAATCCAAATACAGTAATCAGTTATCAGTTACCAGTAACCAGTAATGTCACACTAAAAGTTTATGATATTCTTGGTAATGAAATAGCGACACTTGTTAACGAAGAAAAACAGCCCGGAACTTATGAGGTCGAATTCAATGTAGGGACAAGTCGTAACTTGTCCTTGACGAGTGGAATTTATTTTTATCAGTTAAAAGCCGGTTCATTTATTCAAACTAAAAAAATGGTTTATTTAAAGTAG
- a CDS encoding T9SS type A sorting domain-containing protein, with protein sequence MIYRYDNTQGLPEDEYLIDDLLAIIGDTIQSFRMGYPWIDGYTLLLEESIFTKWGLSKPKKIFEQYDLMMPRYSLTQDIGLDSLTYSFDFGYTEAYLKGCVINDILLGDTTVVSVEDEEIPIATEFRLEQNYPNPFNPSTKIKYQIPATLNPSKGGTLVQLIVYDILGNQIATLVNEEKQSGVYEVEFDGSNLPSGIYFYQLRTGDIVQTKKMVYLK encoded by the coding sequence ATGATTTACAGATACGACAATACTCAAGGATTACCTGAAGATGAATATTTAATAGATGATTTGCTTGCAATTATTGGGGATACTATACAAAGTTTTAGGATGGGCTATCCATGGATAGATGGATACACTTTACTCCTGGAAGAAAGTATTTTTACTAAATGGGGATTAAGCAAACCGAAAAAAATCTTCGAGCAATATGATCTTATGATGCCACGATATTCATTAACACAGGATATAGGTTTGGATAGTTTAACGTATTCATTCGATTTTGGCTACACTGAAGCTTATCTTAAGGGTTGTGTAATCAATGATATTCTATTAGGAGATACAACAGTCGTTTCAGTTGAGGATGAAGAAATTCCAATCGCAACTGAATTCAGACTTGAGCAAAATTATCCCAATCCTTTCAATCCAAGCACAAAAATTAAATATCAAATACCGGCCACCCTAAATCCCTCCAAAGGAGGGACTTTAGTTCAATTAATTGTATATGATATTTTAGGGAATCAAATTGCAACACTTGTCAACGAGGAAAAACAATCGGGTGTTTATGAAGTAGAATTCGATGGTAGTAATCTTCCAAGCGGAATTTATTTTTATCAGCTTCGTACTGGAGACATTGTTCAAACAAAGAAAATGGTTTATTTGAAGTAG
- a CDS encoding T9SS type A sorting domain-containing protein, translating to MIKSLPIPQEILNFYPLAIGNKWIYNTWGWWWDGTYHSYSGITSREVVGDSIMPNGKFYYKLNDPTTMNYPFILFERIDTTSGKVFRYDNTLGLPDDEYLIEDLFAEVGDSIWSSRHQYQDYAPFICIDERPYNFWGIQGVRKIFTIYDLTGFTYSLAQGIGVDSMYSSFDFGENFTTLKGCIIDGIVYGDTTTVGIEDEETPMATEFRLEQNYPNPFNPNTVISYQLPVISNVTLKVYDILGNEIATLVNEEKPAGTYEVEFNSHSGLSGIRDLPSGIYFYQLLVSAGRSPDGKAGSFVQTKKMVLLK from the coding sequence ATGATTAAAAGTCTTCCGATACCACAAGAAATTTTAAACTTTTATCCACTTGCAATTGGAAATAAATGGATTTATAATACGTGGGGATGGTGGTGGGATGGTACGTATCATTCTTATAGTGGAATAACATCAAGAGAGGTTGTCGGTGATTCCATTATGCCAAATGGAAAGTTTTATTATAAGTTAAATGATCCGACAACGATGAATTATCCTTTTATTCTCTTTGAAAGGATTGATACAACATCAGGAAAAGTCTTTAGGTATGATAATACATTGGGATTGCCTGATGATGAATATCTGATTGAAGATTTATTTGCGGAAGTAGGAGACAGTATTTGGAGCAGCAGACACCAATATCAGGATTATGCACCATTTATTTGCATTGATGAAAGACCGTACAATTTTTGGGGAATACAAGGAGTAAGAAAAATATTTACAATTTATGATCTAACAGGATTTACATATTCACTTGCGCAAGGAATAGGAGTTGATAGTATGTATAGCAGCTTTGATTTTGGAGAAAATTTTACAACTCTCAAAGGCTGCATCATCGACGGAATTGTTTACGGCGATACAACAACAGTTGGAATTGAAGATGAAGAAACACCGATGGCAACTGAATTCAGACTTGAGCAGAATTATCCCAATCCTTTCAATCCAAATACAGTAATCAGTTATCAGTTACCAGTGATCAGTAATGTTACATTAAAAGTTTACGATATACTTGGAAATGAAATTGCAACACTCGTTAACGAAGAAAAACCTGCCGGCACTTACGAAGTTGAATTCAACAGTCATTCCGGCTTGTCCGGAATCAGAGATTTACCAAGCGGAATTTATTTCTATCAGTTATTAGTCTCGGCTGGGCGAAGCCCAGACGGAAAAGCTGGTTCGTTTGTTCAAACAAAGAAAATGGTTTTACTCAAATGA